The following are from one region of the Gallaecimonas xiamenensis 3-C-1 genome:
- a CDS encoding topoisomerase DNA-binding C4 zinc finger domain-containing protein, whose protein sequence is MSKIDHSLFDADTHALAQIDDPCPDCGGKLQLRHVGKHSFIGCASYPACHYSRPVKGHESAVLKVLDSAPCPQCGAPLAVKQGRYGMFIGCTAFPACHYIADDQDEKDTGTPCPACRHGELLERVNRFGKTFYACNQYPQCKYVLNDPPVAQACPDCGWALMVRRTLKGKAVLQCPVKGCAKVLAQ, encoded by the coding sequence CCACAGCCTGTTTGATGCCGACACCCACGCCCTGGCGCAGATTGACGACCCTTGCCCCGACTGCGGCGGCAAATTGCAGCTGCGCCACGTGGGTAAGCACAGTTTTATCGGTTGCGCCTCATACCCTGCCTGCCACTACAGCCGGCCGGTAAAGGGCCACGAAAGCGCCGTTCTAAAGGTGCTCGACAGCGCGCCTTGCCCCCAGTGTGGCGCGCCCCTGGCGGTCAAGCAGGGCCGCTACGGCATGTTCATCGGCTGCACCGCCTTCCCGGCCTGTCATTACATTGCCGATGACCAGGATGAAAAGGACACCGGCACCCCCTGCCCGGCCTGCCGCCATGGGGAGCTGTTGGAGCGGGTCAACCGTTTCGGCAAGACCTTCTACGCCTGCAACCAATATCCCCAATGCAAGTACGTGCTGAACGATCCGCCCGTGGCCCAGGCCTGCCCCGACTGCGGCTGGGCGCTGATGGTGCGCCGCACCCTCAAGGGCAAGGCGGTACTGCAATGCCCGGTCAAGGGCTGCGCCAAGGTGCTGGCCCAGTAG
- a CDS encoding Sua5/YciO/YrdC/YwlC family protein, producing MPIMYDAVIEHLQNGGLIAYPTEAVFGLGCDPDNEEAVRALLALKERDPAKGLIIVAASYSQAIKYIRDKDIPQDRRFAVLSRWPGPVTWVMPAKADVPDWLKGQHDSLAVRVSDHPLVRNLCFEYGKPLVSTSCNKAGEPPLMTADAVRQHFGDAVLVVEGEVGGLDKPTPIFDAITGAQFRE from the coding sequence ATGCCCATCATGTACGACGCTGTTATCGAACACCTGCAAAATGGCGGCCTCATCGCCTATCCCACCGAAGCCGTTTTCGGCCTGGGCTGTGACCCGGACAACGAAGAGGCGGTGCGCGCCCTGCTGGCCCTCAAGGAAAGGGACCCGGCCAAGGGCCTGATCATAGTGGCGGCCAGTTATTCCCAGGCCATCAAGTACATCCGTGACAAAGACATCCCCCAGGACCGCCGCTTTGCGGTGCTCTCCCGCTGGCCGGGGCCCGTTACCTGGGTGATGCCCGCCAAGGCGGACGTGCCGGACTGGCTCAAGGGCCAACACGACAGCCTGGCGGTCAGGGTCAGTGACCATCCCCTGGTGCGCAACCTCTGTTTCGAATATGGCAAGCCGCTGGTGTCCACCAGCTGCAACAAGGCCGGCGAGCCGCCGCTGATGACCGCCGACGCGGTGCGCCAGCACTTTGGTGACGCCGTGCTGGTGGTAGAGGGTGAGGTCGGTGGCCTGGACAAGCCCACGCCAATTTTCGACGCCATCACCGGCGCGCAATTCAGGGAGTGA